The genomic DNA CTCTGAAGAACGATGTCGGCTATCGCTATGACGATTTCGAACCAATCGGTCAGCTTGTGGCTGCGTCTATTATTCTTACGGTGCGCGAAGATTCGCCCTGGCAGATGCTGGACGACTTCGTTGAGGCTGCAAAAGCCGAGCCGGGTAAATACCTGTTCGGTGCAGTGCCGGATGTGGCACCGCATTTGACGCTACTCGCTCTGACCGACACCGCAGGGATTGACGTGGTTCATTTACCCCAACAGGGCGGCGCGCCGGGCGCGACAGCGCTTCTTGCTGGCGATATCGACCTGCTTCCCGCCAATGCAGCTACGGTGGCATCCAGCATCAAGGCCGGAAAGATGCGCGGGCTCGCCGTGTTCAGTGCCGAGCGGGACAAAGCATTCCCCGACATCCCGACCGCCAAGGAACAAGGGTACGAGGTTTATGGCAGCCCCTTCGTTGGCCTGGCCGTCGCCAAGGGTGTGCCGGATGATGTACTTAAAACCCTGAGAGCGGCCTTCGACGCCGTTGCACAGGATCCGGAATTCCAAGCGCGTGCGCTCAAGTCGGCATCCGAACTGACCTATTTGCCAGCAGCTGAATTCGGCAAAGTCTGGGAACGCGACTGGAACACCTACGCGCCAATGCTGC from Pararhizobium sp. IMCC3301 includes the following:
- a CDS encoding tripartite tricarboxylate transporter substrate binding protein, giving the protein MKPTTMFTSAIAALTMATGLAGAAAAQTYPEKPISMIVTWNPGGSTDVLARLLAEPLSKELGTPVAVTNMAGGGGSLGTQAALDAPKDGYTILATTSGNHVLTPLKNDVGYRYDDFEPIGQLVAASIILTVREDSPWQMLDDFVEAAKAEPGKYLFGAVPDVAPHLTLLALTDTAGIDVVHLPQQGGAPGATALLAGDIDLLPANAATVASSIKAGKMRGLAVFSAERDKAFPDIPTAKEQGYEVYGSPFVGLAVAKGVPDDVLKTLRAAFDAVAQDPEFQARALKSASELTYLPAAEFGKVWERDWNTYAPMLQK